DNA sequence from the Arthrobacter jinronghuae genome:
ACCTGCGTGCGATGGATAACGCTGACGACGCCCGCGAGCAGGTACGGGACCGGACCGTTGTCGGCGCCTATGTCCTGCCTTCGGCCGAAAACCCCACTGCCACGCTCATCACCAACGAGGCCGGCGGCATGAGCCAGCAGCAGGTCCTCACCTCGGTGTTCGGCCAGGTCTCCGCGGGACAGCAAATGGAGATGGCACATGACAATGTTGCTCCGCTGAAGGATTCGGACTCCATGGGCATGGCCACCATGTACCTGGCGATGGGCTGGATCATGGCCGGGTTCATGATCATTGTGGTCGGCTCGACGGCGGCTCCGGCCAGCCGTCCGCTACGCATGCTGCTCCCCATCGTCGCGGCCTGGGCCGTCGGTATGTCGGCCTTCCTCTGGGTCATCGCCGACGTCTTCGTCGGGGCGATTGACGGGCACTTCCTTCCGCTTTGGGGAGCCGGCGCCGTCGCTATTTTCTGCGTCGCCATGTTCACCACGGTCTTCGAACGGTTCATGGGGATGCTCGCGATCCTTCCGGTGATCGGCATCCTGATGTTCCTCGGCGTACCCGCCTCCGGTGCGGCAATGTCCATCTACATGGAACCGGAGATCTTCCGCTTCCTGCACGAGGTGCTGCCGATGCCGGCCGCTGTGGAGTCGATCCGCTCGATCCTGTACTTCGGCTCGGATACCGTCTGGTCCCACCTGCTGACCCTCGGTATCTGGGGTGCAGCCTCATTGGCAGCGGTGGCCGTTATCGACCACTTCAAGCCGCCGCGCACCGAGGGGCACCCGGTCGACGGTGATGCCCCGGTTGAGCAGGAACGGGTTCCCGCAGGCGTCTAGCCCGCGTCAAGGAGAAACCGGCCGTGGACCGCTGCACTTGCAGCGGTCCACGGCTGTTTAAGCGCACCTCACGGAGCCGTGGACTGCGGGACCTCCACCGGTTCGAAGACCCTGCTCGTCCGGGAAAAGCGAATGTAGGCGATGCAGGCGATTTCAAGTGCTCCGCCGATGATGAGCACTGCCTTGGCGGCACTGAGTTGGTCCATTCCGCCCACCGTTGCCAGTGCATCCACCAGCACGCCGCCCAGCAGGACTGCCACCGGGAAGAGGCCCTGGCCGAGGAGCCGCCGGCAGCCGAAGACGATGCCCTGGATCTGAACCGGTGTCCGTTCCTGCCACAGCGCCGTCAGCGGGGCATTGGTGGCCTGCACCATCGCATTCCGCAGAAACATCCCCGGGATGACGAGCCAGAGGGTCGGCGCCACCACCACCAGCGCGCGGCCGAACAGCGACCCCAGGAACGTTGAGCCGCAGACGAGGTTGGTCCGGGAAACGGAGGTGCCGAATCTGGCGACCAGGGCAGCGCCGGCCATCAGGCCCAGGGCACTGGCGATATTGCTTGCGGAAAGATTCCATTCCGGTGTTCCGGTGCCCGGAAAGGAGAGGATAAAGACAATTACCACCGGTACGCAGAGGCCGCCGGCAAAATTGTAGACCGCAAAGGCGAGTTGGAGCCGCAGTAAATCACGGCGCTCATTGATGAACCGGAAACCGGCTTTCACCTTGCCGCCGAAATACTGTACTTTCCGTGCCCGCGGTTCCTCCGCCGGCCAGGGGAGCAGAAGTACCAGCGCGGCCCCCGCAACGCTCAGTACGGCGTCGGCCAGGAAGACTGCGACGGGTATCCCGAGCGAATACAGGACGGCACCCAACAGCGGACCGAGCAGCACGGGAGCTGAATCAATGAGTCCGAGCATTCCGTTGACCTTGGTCAGATCCTTTTCGGTTCGCAGCACCCGGACCGATGCCTGCAGGGTAAGGGCCAAGGCGGTGGAACAGATGGCAGTGACAAAAACGAAAACGAGCATCAGGGCCGTGCTGTGGATGGCGGTCGCCCAGGCCATGGCAGCCATGGCGGCGGCGTTGGCGGTGTTGACCGTGCAGATGGCGGTACGGCGGGAAAAGAGGTCGGTCAGCCCGCCGATCAACGGGGCCAGGTAGATGGCGGCTGCCGCTCCCAGGAACGTGGAAACGGCAAGGACCGCGGCGCTGGCGGAATTTTC
Encoded proteins:
- a CDS encoding MFS transporter; this encodes MSALWTIQALLAIVGSASSLAVSLVLFENSASAAVLAVSTFLGAAAAIYLAPLIGGLTDLFSRRTAICTVNTANAAAMAAMAWATAIHSTALMLVFVFVTAICSTALALTLQASVRVLRTEKDLTKVNGMLGLIDSAPVLLGPLLGAVLYSLGIPVAVFLADAVLSVAGAALVLLLPWPAEEPRARKVQYFGGKVKAGFRFINERRDLLRLQLAFAVYNFAGGLCVPVVIVFILSFPGTGTPEWNLSASNIASALGLMAGAALVARFGTSVSRTNLVCGSTFLGSLFGRALVVVAPTLWLVIPGMFLRNAMVQATNAPLTALWQERTPVQIQGIVFGCRRLLGQGLFPVAVLLGGVLVDALATVGGMDQLSAAKAVLIIGGALEIACIAYIRFSRTSRVFEPVEVPQSTAP